GACATTATATGATGGACAAAGGAAGGAGCCGCAGATGGCGCCGTCATGCAGAAGGAATGACCCCGGTTTGTATTTGAGCCTCGCCTTTCGGTAGGATGGACGAAGGTTTTACGTGGAAGAGCGGCCATTTCAGTTCGAGTGGGACCCGGCAAAGGCCGAAGCAAATGAACGCAAGCACGGAACTTCATTCGGACTGGCGTCCACGGTGTTTAATGATGCGAACCTGCTCACAGTCGCCGACCTGGAACACAGTGAGCAGGAGCCACGTTGGTTTTCGATCGGCATTGCCAACAATGGCGCGCCTCTGGCTGTGGCCTATCTTTGGTCGGATGCCGATCCAGCCGCTATCAAGATCCGGATACTATCGGCGCGTAGCGCAACGCGGACGGAAATTCGTCAATATGAGGAGCGGAAATGAACAATCCGGAACTTGACGGAAACGACATGCCATCCGAAATCGATTTCAGCAAAGGGACTCGCGGACTCCATCACATTCCTGCAGGCGCGACAGTATTTATGCCGGTGTCTGTTGAAAAGACCGTATGGAAATACTTCTCCGACAAAGCCCGCCAGCGGGGAATGCCTTTGTCCGACCTGATAACGGAAGTCCTCAAGCACGACATCGAGATCAACGAAGCTTTGAAATAATTCATCGATCGAGTGAAAGGAAGAAGTTATAGCCGCAGATGGCGCAGATCACGCAGATTTATCTGCGGCATCCGCGTCATCTGCGGCTCAACTTTTATTCCGATTGCGCAGCGGCTTTTGGAGAATGTATACATAGGCGTATGCCGAGAATGCAGGTCTATCTCCCGGAAGCAATGTATGAGCAGGCGAAGGCGCCGAACTGCTTCAGAAAGCAGTGCAGACGGCGCACGCCGTCTTGCCCGCCGATCGGACTCGAAAGCGGGCTGAGTTCATGCTAGTCCTTGATTCCGGCGGAGTACCAGGCTTGTCGTCCACAAAGTGTAAGTCCTCACGCCTTACCACAGGCCGGCACGCCGGCACCTAAAGCGATCTTTCTCGTTGCAGACGTTCAAGAAGCCACATGCGGGTCAACGCGCTTACCGACAGCCCTTTCGCCTTCGCGATCTCTTGAAGTTCATCCATGTATCCCATTTCAACGCGGCATTGTATAACAGCATCTTTAGTGAGCCGTTCGCGGGCTTCCCGGCGGATTTTTTCCACACGGTTGCTGAGCCGTTCCTGCCTTTGTTTTGCTGTTTCTCTAATGGGCATGATTGAACTCCTTCAGGTAATGTTCGCTTGCAGCCATGGCGTGAAAGACATATTCATCCTCGCTGATAAGCTCAATTCCGACTTCCAGAGCACGCCCGCCTTTCGTTAACCCAATGAAGATCAGCCGATCGTTTCCGTCCCGGCTTGGGCCAAGGTCGAGCCAGATCGTCCGGGAATCGCTCAATACCTCGTCGACTTCAGTGGCAGTCACGCCATGTTTGGTCAGATTTTCAGTATTGTAAGTGACCACTTATGCCTTCCGGCCTGTATTTCATTGTCATACAAACAAATACAGCCGTCAACAGTGCATGAACCGTGCTTAATTCACCTGAGAAGAATTTAGCCATGTAGGCCATCTGCGGCTAAACTGCAGGCACGATGTCGGACGAACTTATAGATGGACGTACGAGGCGGCCGGAATTCGTCGAATTCCGAACCCGGATCATGAGGATTGTCGAATCGCTGCTGTCTTTCAGGAACATTCCTCAAGGAAACGTTGCGTGGCCGCAGCAGGAGCGTGTCGAGGTGAAACTCGAATCCGACGGCGTCACGGTGCAGTTCGTGGTGTCTTCGCTGGAGTGGGAAACCGTCCTCGCTCTGGTTCATGATTTTCAGCAGAGTTTCGGAAGATTCGATCCGTTGTTTCTGGAGCCGACTATTATGAACGGGATGACTCTGAGGCGGTCGTGCAGGGAGGCAGAGGGATTTGGCCATGTTTTCGGACAGGGCGATACGACCATGTCGTTCGAGACGACTCCCTTGTACGGCCACCTTGTCAAGACACGCACAACGGTGGAGGACTTTGACGATCACTTCGAAGTCTTTGTGACAGAGACCGCGAAAAGATTGTTCCCGCCGATCGAGCAACGTCGAAGAAAGGCGGCCGATCTGGAAAGCTGGCATAAGGAATTTGCCCGTCAGTTTGAAAAAATGGGCTGCCGCGTTATCCAGGAATCGGAACTCGGCTGGAAAGACCTTGCCGGCCTGGCCGACCTCCGCGAGCACTTGCGGCGATCGGTGTTTCTGCCCCTTTCGCGCGAACATCTGTACGAGAAGATCGCCGCCCGCGTCATGCCACGGGCGGCCCGGCTTCTACCGCGCGGCGTGCTCCTTTATGGTGCTCCAGGCTGCGGCAAGACCTGGAGCATGAAAATAATCGCGGGTGAAGCCGGCTTGCCCGTCGTGATTCTGCCGTGCAACGCCGTGCTGACCAAATGGTTCGGAGAGAGCGAGAACCGGATCGCCAGTCTGTTCGCCCTTTGCCGCAGTGCAGGCCGAATGATCCTGTTGATCGACGAACTGGATGCTCTTGCCCGGAATCGCAGTGAGAGCCATGAAGCGTCGGCCCGGATCGTGTCTGTCCTTCTTACCGAGATCGACGGCTTTGCGGAATCCAACGAAATTCTTCTGGTGGGTTCCGTTAATGACGTTAATGCGCTCGATCCGGCCATATACGACCGGTTCGACTTAAAAATCGAATTCCGCCCGCCCAATCCAGCCCAGCTTACTGAAGCGCTTGCATACTATGCCCGCCACCTTCCAGCCGATGATGTCGGCGAATTGGCCAATCGCATGGAAGGATGGAACTTCCGGCAAGTCGCCCGATTTGCCGAAAATGTGCTTCGAAGATACGTTTCCAGCCTCGATCTCAGCGCGCTTGAAACACAAGAACCGCCCTTGCCGGGCAAACAGGATTACCTCGAAACGTTGGACGCCAAAGCAACATGACCCAGGCGGGCCACCCCCGAGAATGAAAAGCGGGGCCCCATCTGCGTCATCCGCGTCATCTGCGGCCAAAACCTGTCTGGAAGAATCAGAAACTTGTGGATACATGAAAAAGCGAGGGGTTTTCACATCCTTATTCGCTGCGCTCGCAGCGGCTTCGATCACTTTCTGTGGGATAACCTCTTACGCCCAAGGCAGGACCTTTGTTGTCCGTGGCAATGTGCATCGGTTTGCGAATGCCGGGAACGATCGGGGCCGGGCCGCACCGGCGTTCCGGATGGAGCACATGACGATGCTCTTCAAGTCGACCGACGGACAACAGGCCGAGTTGAATGCGCTGCTCAAACAACAGCAAGATCCCCGCTCTCCGAATTACCACCAATGGCTTTCACCGGAAGGATTTGCCAACCGCTTCGGGCTTGGCCAGGACGATGTAAATAAGGTCATCGTCTGGTTGAAGGCTCAAGGGTTCACGGTGGAGGAAGCCGCGCGCAGCCGCGGTTCAGTAACATTCAGCGGCTCCGCTCTCCAGGTGGAGACGGCTTTCCGCACCTCGATTCATGAGTACGGCGTTGACGGCAAAATTTATTATGCGAACGCCACAGATCCTTCAGTTCCCGCCGCTCTCGCGAATATTGTGCTGGGTTTCCGTTCTTTGAACAACTTCCGCCTTAAACCGAAAGTCCTGAAGCGTATTATCGATGCCGACGCGGCTCCTCAATTTACCTCGCCGATCTCGGGGAATAATTATCTCAGTCCGAACGACTTCGCGACGATTTACGACCTTTCGAGCCTTTACGCGATGGGTTTGGATGGAAGCGGGCAAACCATTGCGGTAGTAGGCCAGACCGATATCCAGCTCAGCGATATCGAAGCCTTTCGAAGCGCGTCGGGATTGCCGGCCAATGACCCTCAAGTGATTCTGGTGTCGGGCATGAGCGATCCGGGAGTGAGCGAGGCCGACCTCGTCGAGGCGGATCTCGATCTGGAATGGTCCGGCGGCATCGCGCCGAAGGCGCAGATTTTATACGTGAATTCAGGTGACGCACTGGTATCGCTGCAATACGCCATCGATCAAAATCTCGCTCCCGTGGTGAGTATCAGTTATGGAGATTGCGAACAGAACTTTTCAGCGGGAGAGCGCGCATCGCTGTTGGCTCTCGCTCAGCAGGCCAATGCTCAAGGCATCACGATCCTGGGTTCCAGCGGCGACAGCGGCGCCGCAGACTGCGATTTCAGCCGCGCGGCGATTGCGACGCATGGACTCGCAGTCGACCTCCCCGCCAGCTTGCCGTATGTCACCGGAATAGGTGGCAGCGAATTTCATGAGGTGACGGCATCCTGGAGTTCCACGAACAATGCGAGTAACGGGTCTGCATTGGGGTACATCCCTGAGATTGTCTGGAACGATGCGGGCGGCGGGAGTCTGGCCGCCGGAGGGGGAGGCCGCAGCATTTATTTCTCGAAGCCTTCATGGCAGACAGGAAGTGGCGTTCCGAACGATTCCGCCCGCGACGTGCCCGACCTTTCGCTCAATGCATCCGCGAATCACGATGGTTATTTGATCTGCTCCGCGGGAAGCTGCGTGAATGGTTATCGATCGCCTTCCGGAAATCTGACGGTTGTCGGCGGGACTTCCGCGGGGGCACCCTCTTTCGCCGCCGTTGTCGCGCTCATCAATCAGAGAGCCGGATCGCGCCAGGGTGACATCAATCCCGTCTTGTATGCTCTTGCCGCCTCGGCTCCAGCCGCCTTCCACGATATTACGTCCGGAGATAACCAGGTGCCGTGCCGTATGGGAACTGTCGATTGCACTACGGGGTCGATCGGGTATTCCGCCGGCCCGGGATACGATCTCGCGACCGGACTCGGTTCTGTGGATGTTTCTGTGATGGTTGCGTCATGGCCGGTAAAGAAACGCAGGGGGCAAATCACTTCCCAGTAAAGAGGTTTTGGCCGCAGATGACGCGGATGGCGCAGATAGATCTAGAAAGGTGCGCAGGTCCGGGATTTGACGACTCTTTTCCAGGTCAGCCGTGGTTCACCGAAGTTGAGAATAAGAGCCAATTCAAGTTCAGAGGCCTTTAAATACGACAATGCCTGGGCCAGATGAGCGTCTGAAATACTGGTGACCGCGTTCAACTCCACCACGACAATGCCGGAAACGATCAGGTCCAGACGATGTTTCCCAACCAGTTGGCCTTTGTAGAGGATATGGATTTGGCGCTCCGTTTCGGTCGAAAGGCCTCGAAGCAGAATTTCCTGCTGCAGAGCGCGTTGGTAGATGGACTCCAGGAAGCCAGGACCGAGAAGCTTGTGCACCTCCATCGCGCTGCCAATGATCTGATGTGTAAGCTCGGGCGTAACCACGCGGCGGCCTGGTGCAATTCAAGGGCCCCATCTGCGTCATCCGCGTCATCTGCGGCTAAACAGCTTTCACTGGCTCGTGATCTGGCCGCCTCGTTTTTTCACAGCACCCACGGTAAATATCACGGCGCCGGACGTTCCCACGCCGTTACTCACCGTGACGTTGTCGGGGCCGAGCGTCGCCGAGTTGGAAATCGTAAATGTCGCGAAAAGCATCGTTCCGCTCACGAACGTTGTATTGGTCACGGTCACACCGGAACCTCCGACCGAGATGATGTTCGAGGCGGAGGTGGGATTGAAATTCGTTCCCGTGAGGGTCACGTTCACGGTCTGACCTGGAAGGCCGTTGATCGGCGTGATCGAGGTCAGCGTCGGAGCGGTGTTGGGATTGATCGTGAGCGTCACAGGGAGCACCAGCGGCGAGTTTGAAGCATTGGCCGCGGTCAGGATGATGCTTCCGGTGTAGACGCCGGCCGAGAGACCGGTGATGTTGTAGGACACCATGAAGTTTACGCCTGAACCCGTCGTCCCGGAGCCGGGCGCGACGGACAACCATGTCCCGCTCAGGGGAGTGACCACCGCGGCGGCAGCTGTAAATGCGAAGCTCACGCCCGAACCGCCCTGGGTGACGGTAAAGTTCGTGGAGCCCGGATTGGAGCCGCCGGCCGTGGCGCTTGGCGTGAAGGACGACGCACTTGTGGATAGCGTCGACGGCAACACATTCAACGTGACCGGGACCGTCACCGGCGAGTTCGCTGCCTGCGGAGAACTGATCGACACGCTGCCGTTATAGATCCCGGGCGCGAGACCGGATGCATTTGCAGTGAGACCGAGCGGGAATCCGCCGGTCCCCGACGTCACCGGCAGCGTCAGCCACTCGCCACCTGAAGGCGTGGTGACGCTGGCGGCGGCCGTCCAGGTGAAGTTTGTCGTGGGGGCGCCGCCCAGGGTGATCGTCGCGGTGTTGCCGGTGGAATTGTTATTCCCAAGCCGGAAGTTGAAACCGGCTGGCGAAACGCTCAAAACGGCAGAGCCCGCGGACACCTGACTCAACATGCGCACGACATTGTCGCTGCTATCGGCGGCGAAGACGGTTCCACTGGAGTTCGCGATGAGACTCGTGACATTGAGTGACGCCATCAGCGCCGGACCGTTATCGCCGGTATCGCCGAAGGCCAGACCCGCGATGGTCGAACTGGTTCCATCCGGAAATCCGCGTTGGATCTGCGATCCCGACGCGATGTACAGGTTGCCGGAGTTGTATGCAACGGCCGCGCCGCCGAACGTGGAGAACGTCGAGATCGTGCCGCCGACAACTACGCGGATCTTCGAATTGTTCGAATCCGCAATATAAAGGTGGTTGGGGCCATAAGGATCGGAGTTGGCGTCAAAAGCGAGATGCCGCGGGTTGTTCAAGTTAGCAGACGTGGCCGCCCCGTTGTCCCCGAGGGAGCCCGAAGTTCCGTTTCCGGCAACGGTGGTGATAGTTCCAGCCGAAACCATCCGGACGCGTTGATTATTGGAGTCCGCTATGTACAGATTGCCCGACCCATCCATCGTCATGCCCTGCGGGTTATTGAGCTGCGCGGTGGTCGCCGATATGCTGTCGCCGTTGTAACCCGATGTCCCCGTTCCGGCGAAAGTATTGATCTTTCCATCAGTCGTGATGATCCGGACGCGGTTGCTGCCGCTGACGAAAATATTTCCGGAGCTGTCCACGAAGATGTCGCTGATGAAGCCCAGTCCCGCGCTAATCGCCATCCCGCCGTCGCCGCTGACAGTGCCGCTGCCCGTGCAAGGAGACGGAATTAAACAACCGGCAATGGTCCTGACATTTCCCGTTACGGCATCCACTTTGCGGATTCGGAAATCACGGCTGTCTGCAATCAGAAGGTTTCCATTCAAGTCCAATGCAACGCCATTGGGTTGGTAGAGAAGGGTCGATGATGCTGCGCCCCCATCGTTACTGGGTCCGCCGGTGTTGCCGGCCAACGTCGTGAGCGCGCCGCCGGTGGTAAGCTCGCGCAGCCGGTTGCTGCCGCTATCGGCGAAATAAACGTTGCCTGACGGATCGGTCGCCATGCCGATGGGGTTCGTCAGCTGAAGGTTCGTTGCGGTCCCAGCTCCCCCGTCGCCGTTGAAGCCGTTAAAACCATTACCGGCAACCGTTGAGATATTGCCGCTGCCGTTCACTTTGCGAATGCGATTGTTGTTGGCGTCGGCGATGAAAAGATTGCCGCTGGCGTCGAAGGCGACGGCGCGGGGTGTATTCAGCGCGGCAGCAGCCGCCGGGCCGCTATCGCCGCTGGAGCCGGAGGTTCCAATTCCCGCGAAGGTACTGATCACGCCGCCGGGAGTCACTTTCCGGATGCGATTGTTGAAGGCGTCCGGGATATAGAGGTTCCCGGCGCCGTCGACGGCGAGCTTGGACGTCTGACTGTCCAAATTCAGTTCCGCCAGGAGGGCTTGGCCG
This Terriglobia bacterium DNA region includes the following protein-coding sequences:
- a CDS encoding BrnT family toxin gives rise to the protein MEERPFQFEWDPAKAEANERKHGTSFGLASTVFNDANLLTVADLEHSEQEPRWFSIGIANNGAPLAVAYLWSDADPAAIKIRILSARSATRTEIRQYEERK
- a CDS encoding AAA family ATPase, which produces MSDELIDGRTRRPEFVEFRTRIMRIVESLLSFRNIPQGNVAWPQQERVEVKLESDGVTVQFVVSSLEWETVLALVHDFQQSFGRFDPLFLEPTIMNGMTLRRSCREAEGFGHVFGQGDTTMSFETTPLYGHLVKTRTTVEDFDDHFEVFVTETAKRLFPPIEQRRRKAADLESWHKEFARQFEKMGCRVIQESELGWKDLAGLADLREHLRRSVFLPLSREHLYEKIAARVMPRAARLLPRGVLLYGAPGCGKTWSMKIIAGEAGLPVVILPCNAVLTKWFGESENRIASLFALCRSAGRMILLIDELDALARNRSESHEASARIVSVLLTEIDGFAESNEILLVGSVNDVNALDPAIYDRFDLKIEFRPPNPAQLTEALAYYARHLPADDVGELANRMEGWNFRQVARFAENVLRRYVSSLDLSALETQEPPLPGKQDYLETLDAKAT
- a CDS encoding S53 family peptidase, producing MKKRGVFTSLFAALAAASITFCGITSYAQGRTFVVRGNVHRFANAGNDRGRAAPAFRMEHMTMLFKSTDGQQAELNALLKQQQDPRSPNYHQWLSPEGFANRFGLGQDDVNKVIVWLKAQGFTVEEAARSRGSVTFSGSALQVETAFRTSIHEYGVDGKIYYANATDPSVPAALANIVLGFRSLNNFRLKPKVLKRIIDADAAPQFTSPISGNNYLSPNDFATIYDLSSLYAMGLDGSGQTIAVVGQTDIQLSDIEAFRSASGLPANDPQVILVSGMSDPGVSEADLVEADLDLEWSGGIAPKAQILYVNSGDALVSLQYAIDQNLAPVVSISYGDCEQNFSAGERASLLALAQQANAQGITILGSSGDSGAADCDFSRAAIATHGLAVDLPASLPYVTGIGGSEFHEVTASWSSTNNASNGSALGYIPEIVWNDAGGGSLAAGGGGRSIYFSKPSWQTGSGVPNDSARDVPDLSLNASANHDGYLICSAGSCVNGYRSPSGNLTVVGGTSAGAPSFAAVVALINQRAGSRQGDINPVLYALAASAPAAFHDITSGDNQVPCRMGTVDCTTGSIGYSAGPGYDLATGLGSVDVSVMVASWPVKKRRGQITSQ
- a CDS encoding GxxExxY protein; the encoded protein is MVTPELTHQIIGSAMEVHKLLGPGFLESIYQRALQQEILLRGLSTETERQIHILYKGQLVGKHRLDLIVSGIVVVELNAVTSISDAHLAQALSYLKASELELALILNFGEPRLTWKRVVKSRTCAPF